The sequence below is a genomic window from bacterium.
AAACGAAAATGGAGTCTGGAAGATGAAAACATGCAGCTTCGCATTTATTTGCCGATTTCAGCTGCGCCTCTGATATGCCCTGCGCGGGTTCGCTGGGTGAAAGAAGACGGAAGTTCCTCCGCTATGGGTCTGGAAATGTACCTGACTCAGACTCTGAAGAGGGAACTCAACAAGTGGCTTAAGCAAAATGAGAAGAAGCAGCTCAAGTAAGCAGAGTAGCGCGGACGTCCCGTCTGCGAAGCTCCCGCCGGCGAGACGCCCGCGCTACTTTGTTTACAAAAACTGCTCCAGAATTTTTTCCTCTTTCCCCTGGGCGGCCAGCAAAAAATCCGTTAACTCGCGAACCGCGCCCTCTCCACCTGCTTTGCTCAATTGCAGGTCCACTCGACTCTTCACATGGTGGTGCGCGTTTTGCGGCGCAACGGAGAGACCGACTCTTAGCAAAACCGGTAGATCCGGAAGATCGTCTCCTGCGTAGGCAATCTCCTCGGGAGAGAGTCCGTATTTTCGCATGATTTCAGCCAGCACCGGCAGCTTATCCATCGTGTCCATGTACAAATCTTCTATCTTCAATTCATCGCAACGCATCCTCAACGATGGTGAAGAGCGTCCGCTGATGATTCCAATTCGAATTCCGGCTTTCATCGCGCAAACCATTCCAAATCCATCATGAATGGAAAAATGTTTTAGCTCCTCTCCTTGCGGTGTGAGCAGAACCTGCCCACTGGTCATTACCCCGTCCACATCGAGCAACAACATTTTGATTTTGCGGGCCTTTTCCACTAATGGATTATTCATGGGTCAAAACATTTCCGTTTGCCACAAATCATGAATGTGAAGGATGCCCTTCATTTTTTTATGTTCGTCCAGAACGATCAGAGAAGTAATTCGCATCTGTTCCATCAGATTCAAAGCTTTCGTGGCAAGCTCCTGGTCCGGAATCGTTTTCGGATTGGCAGTCATGCAATCCGCCGCGGTGCGCTGAAGCAAGCGGTCATCTTTCTCCAGATGCCTTCTGAGATCACCATCAGAAATGACTCCGATCACACGCTCCTCCGCGTCCAAAACGCTGGTGATTCCTATGCCTTTCCGCGACATTTCGTAGATCACATCCTTCATCGGAGTATCCCCATGCACTTTAGGTATGCGATCTCCCGTTCGCATAAGATCGCTCACTTTCAGCAGTTTTTTACCCAGCTTTCCGCCTGGATGCAATCGCGCAAAATCTTCAGGCTGGAATCCGCGTTTTTCCATCAGACACATCGCCAAGGCATCACCCATCGCCAGCGCAGCAGTTGTGGAGGCCGTGGGAACAAGATTCAAAGGACACGCTTCCTCCGAAACAGACACATCGATGACGATGTCGCTGTGCTTCGCAAGAGTGGATTCCATACTTCCTGTAAGAGAAATCAGCGGCACACCGACTCTTTTGACCCATTCGAGCAACGGGAGCAGTTCTCCTGTTTCTCCGCTGTTTGAAATTGCAATCAGAACATCTCCCGGAACGATCATTCCCAGATCGCCATGAATCGCTTCTGCGGGATGTATGAAAAGAGAGGGAATGCCTGTGCTGGAAAAAGTTGCAGCAATTTTTTTGCAGATGATTCCGGATTTTCCCATTCCCGTTAATACCACCCGTCCTTTGCATCCGTCCAACAGCATCACCGCTTTCTCGAAACGGTAGTCAACACGGTCTATCAACCCGGCGATTGCGTTTGCTTCGCTTTCGAGAACACGACGCGCAGTTTCGTGAATCAAGTTTCCTTCACAATACGGTCCAGCCGGATCAGTTTCTCTAGCAGTGGCTCCAGCTGATCAAGGGGACAAGCGCTCGGGCCATCCGAAAGAGCCTGTTCCGGCCGGTCGTGAACCTCCATAAAGAGACCGTGAACGCCGACGCTCACCGCTGCCCGGGCCAGAGGCGCGATGAATTCTCGCTGTCCACCTGAATGATTCCCTTCCCCGGCTGGCAATTGCACACTGTGCGTTGCATCAAAAACAACACCACAGTCCATCTGCTTCATGATTTGCAGCGAACGAAAATCCACTACGAGATTGTTGTAGCCAAAAGAAAATCCACGTTCCGTCAGCAAAATCCTGTCGTTTCCCGTGCTCGTTATTTTTTGCACAGCATTCTTCATGTCCCAGGGAGCCATGAATTGTCCCTTTTTTACGTTCACCACCCGGCCTGTTCTCCCGGCTGACAGTAATAAGTCCGTTTGACGGCACAAAAAAGCCGGGATCTGCAAAATATCTACGACCGGCGCAAGCAGATCAGCCTGCTCCGGAGTGTGGATGTCGGTAAGAATCGGAATGCTGTAGTTTTTCTTCAGCTCACCAAACAGCGATGCGCCTTCACGAGGTCCAGGCCCGCGAAATGATTCAAGCGAAGATCTGTTTGCTTTGTCGAAAGAAGCTTTAAAAACGAAGGGAACCTTCAAACGTCCGCAAATCTTCGAGATCTGTCCGCACATCAAATCGATGTGCTTAAAACTCTCAATGACACACGGACCACCGATAAAAAAGAATGGCGCAGAGTTGCGGACTTCGATTCCATCCGCGATCAAAAATGGTTTCATTGCACTTCTTGCAGCAACATCCTCGGCTCGCGCTTTTTCAGCCGATTCGCGAGCGATGCAGCTATGAATGATTGGAATAGCGGGTGTGGCACTGTCGGTTTCGATTTATATTCAGGATGAAACTGGCAGCCCACAAACCATGGATGATCCTTGATTTCTATCATTTCTACAAATGTTTTATCGGGCGAATAACCGGAAAAAACCATTCCCAGTTCGCTGAGCCGGGCTTCAAATTCTCGATTGAATTCATAGCGATGTCTGTGCCGTTCCGAAATCTCTGTTGAGCCATAAATCTTAGCAGCCAGCGTGTCTTGTCCCAGCACACAGGGATACGCTCCGAGCCTCATCGTGCCGCCCATGTTCGTGACGCCTTTGAGATCGTGCAGCATCACAAAGATCTTGTTCAAGGTTTCCTGATTAAACTCTGTGCTGTCCGCATCCGCGTATCCCGCAAGGTTTCGCGCAAACTCGATCAGCGCAGTTTGCATGCCAAGACAAATTCCAAAGTAGGGAACTTTGCTTTCGCGCGCATACTGGATTGCATGAATCATTCCTGGAATTCCGCGGAGGCCAAAACCACCGGGAACCAGAAGGCCATCCACGTGACCTAACTTTTCGTGGGCATTGGAAGGCTCGATCTTCTCAGCCTCAATCCACTCAATTTTTACTCGCGCTTCATTTGCAGACCCGCCATGATAAAGAGCTTCATATAAACTCTTGTAGGAATCTTCCAGCTCGACATACTTTCCAACCACGCCAATCAATACTTCATGCTTCGGATTCTTGATCCGTTCCACTAGTTTTTCCCATTCTTCGAGGTGAACATCTGTTTCAGGTAAACGAAGCAACTTTAGAATTACGCGATCCAGATTCTCCTGCTTAAACACGAGAGGCACTTCATAAATTGTCGAAACGTCTTTCGCTGTTATGACGGCTTCGGGAACCACGTTGCTGAACAAGGAAATCTTGTTTTTAATTGCCGGCGGAAGGAAACGATCCGTGCGGCACAACAGAATATCGGGCTGAAGACCGATTTCGCGAAGTTCTTTCACGCTGTGCTGGGTCGGCTTCGTCTTCAACTCACCCGCCGTAGCAATATACGGAACCAGAGTCAAATGAACAAAAATGGCATTATCACGGCCGACATCAAGCCGGAACTGGCGGATCGCTTCCAGAAATGGAAGACTTTCAATGTCCCCAACTGTTCCGCCTATTTCCACAATTACAATGTCAACACCCTTGCTGATTCGATGAATAGCCGATTTAATCTCATCTGTGATGTGCGGGATTACCTGGACTGTTTTCCCAAGATAATCTCCCCGTCTTTCTTTGTTAATAACGGATTCATAGATCTGACCGGTTGTATAGTTATTTAATCTTCCAATTTTCGCCGAAGTAAATCGTTCATAATGCCCGAGGTCCAGATCTGTTTCTGCGCCATCGTCCGTTACGAAAACCTCCCCATGCTGAAACGGACTCATCGTGCCCGGATCAACGTTGATGTAAGGATCAAATTTCAACATGTTAACCTTATATCCGCGCGCTTCCATCAACATTCCAATGGACGCTGACGCAAGCCCCTTCCCCAAAGCTGAAACCACACCGCCTGTAACAAAGATGTACCTAGTCATTTCCTTTCATCTCCTCTTTCTTAATCATAATCGTGATCTTGATCGTGATCGAATCGTGCTCGTGAATCTTTATCGATCTTATGCATCTAGTATTTTCTCGTTCCCTTCCACAAGTTTTCTGATTCGTTGCAGATCCTCAGGCGTATCTACTCCAAAGACATGAGTCCCGGTGAGTCCTACTTTAATCCTTGCACCATGTTCCAGGGCTCGCAACTGTTCAAGATCTTCCAGCTTCTCCAGCATGGAGGGACCCCACTGCGTGAACTGGATCAAAAAATCACGGCGATACGCGTAAAGACCAACGTGTCTGTAAAAATGCCCGGGAACGTCCTCTTCTTTTTCTAAATAAGGGATGGGCGCCCTTGAAAAATAGAGAGCATATCCCTTTTCATCCGTTACGACCTTCACCACGTTCGGATTCACCAGATCCTCGACGTTGGATACAGGCGCTTTCAATGTTGCCATATCCGCCGAAGAATCCTCCTCTAAGAGACCCACCGTCTGATCAATCGACCGAAAATCAATGAGCGGCTCATCTCCCTGAATATTCACCACGATATCGGCAGCCATACTCTGAATCGCTTCCGCAATTCGATCGGTTCCAGATCGATGCTCACTGCCCGTTAATACGACTTCCGCGCCAAACCCGAGCGCAGCTTTATGTATGCGCTCATCGTCAGTCGCAATCAACACCCGGTCTAAACTACGAGCGCGGCAGGAACGATGGTAAACGTGATAAAGGAGAGGCTTCCCCTGTAGATCCGCCAGCGCTTTCCCTGGCAGACGGCTGGATCCATACCTTGCCGGTATTACACCCACTACAAAAGGCATCCTACAAACACAAAGCTTAGTGTACTTGAAAAAGGTTCAAGGGTTCAAGCGTTCAAAAGTTCCAGGGGGTAAAACTTTGGGCGAGCACTCGCGTTTAAGAATATGAAAAACACCTTGACAGTATTACAGTATTTATATATATTACTGTCATGATCAAGGTGGAACGTTACACGCTGGAGATGTTGTCCCGAAAAATGGTTGAGTTTTTGAAGGAATACGACTTATTGGACGCTCAGCAGGACGGCAGGGTCTCATCGGTGCCGGACAGCAGGACCGTTCGATATTACACAACACTTGGATTGCTGGACCGGCCTTTCCTGGAAGGCCGCGAGGCACGATATGGTCGCCGGCACATCCTCCAGTTGCTTGCCATTAAAGCTTTGCAGGGGAATCAGATTCCTCTTTCCGAAATCCAGGCACGGCTTTACGGAAAGACAGAGCGCGAACTGGAGTCGCTGCTGGCTAGTTTTGCTAAACAGAAAAAGCGGGTTTCAGAAATCAAGCGGCCATTGGTCTGGCGCGAGATCATCATCGAACCCGGGTTGAAAGTTCTTACAGAAGAAAGCTGGTCACCAGTTTTAACGCAGTCTCAGATTGAGGAACGCATTCATGATGCGCTAAAAATCCTCCTTCAATATGCCGACAAAAAAATGGAGACATGAATATGAATAACGTACAAACAAAATCTCTTCCCTTGATTGAAACTGAACGTGGCGCTCATTCACCAGGCATGGGGACGCTAACGGTCACTATCGAAAAACAATGTATCGCCTTACCTCTAAAAAAGTTGGCGATCCAGGCCTCTGTTGCGGATTTTGTTTCTGAAGTAACAATGCGACAAACGTTTCAAAATCCTTATGCAGAACAACTGGAAGCCGTTTACATCTTCCCGCTCGCCGGTTCTGCTGCAATCCATCGCTTTGACCTGAAGGTTGGCGCCAGAACGATCCGTGGAATTGTAAAGGAACGGGAAGAGGCCCGGCGCGATTACGAGCGCGCACTCGATCAGGGAAAACGTACCGGCTTGCTGGAAAAGGAAAGAGATGATGTTTTCACAATAAAGGTTGGGAATCTCCCTCCGGGCGAAGAAATCGAGGTGATGCTCACTTATTCTGAATCCCTTCCTTTCCAGGACAACGGCGCGACCGAGTTGAGACTTCCGCTGGTTGTCGCGCCCCGTTATATTCCAGGTGATCCGCTCACGCGTGGCGAGGTTGGAGACGGCGTGGAAAATGATACAGATGTTGTGCCGGATGGATCTCGAATTACTCCTCCGCGATTGGCCGGCTTAAATCCCGTGATTTCGTTGAGCATTTCCGTGGATATTCTCAATCTGCCTTCTGCCGGTGTTGCGGATTTTTGCTGCTCACAACACGCGGTACGAACGCAATCAGAAAATGGTATCTGTCACCTTTCTCTTTCGCAGGAAGATGAGCTGCTGGATCGTGATTTTGTTCTGCGATGGCGGGTTGTCAGCGAAAGAATTCAGTCCTCATTGCTCATGCATCAGGAGGAAGATGGTGGCAGCATTGGAATGCTTTCGATTGTTCCCCCACGACAAGAGGTTCCGCAAGCTCCTCGTGATGTGGTGTTTCTTCTGGACCGTTCCGGATCGATGGAAGGAGTCAAGATGGTTTCTGCAGCCCGCGCTTGCATAGCGCTTCTTGCTTCACTGAACCCAGGAGACAGATTTTGCATCCTCGCCTTTGACAATGAAGTCGAATGGTTTCCAGGTGAAAGAGGCTTTGTTGCTGCCGATGAAGCGGGACGCGAAAGAGGACAAAGGTACTTGCACTCGATCCGCGCTCGCGGCGGAACAGAAATGTTCAACGCTTTTACCTGCGCGCTGCAAGCGGTGCAAGCCCGCGCTGATTCCGAGAAACGTGTTTCTCATTTTGTATTGATCACGGACGGTCAGGTTGGTGATGAATCTCGCATGCTACAGCGGATGCAATCAGAGTTACGTGGCACGCGCGTTTTTACGGTTGGAGTTGATACGGCGGTAAATCAGGCTTTCTTACAAAGACTCGCAGCTCTTGGAGGAGGCACTTCCAGTTTCGTTGAGCCGGGCGTTCAGGTGGAAGAAGCCTTGCAGCACATCGCAAGAGATATCGGAACGCCTGTGGTTACGGATTTGAAAATGGAAGAAATCGGTTGCGGGTTGGACCGCGATTCCATAACACCGGAAAGACTCCCTGATCTTTTTTCCGGCAGGCCGGTCATTGTCTTTTTTCGTTTGAAGACAGTGGGTAAGATCCGCATCAACGGCGTTTGTCCGGACGGGAGCGTTTTCCAGCAGCTTGTTGAAGCGCATAGTGTGCCGTTGAACGCTTTGCCAAAGCTGTGGGCCAGATCACGGGTCATGGATCTGGAAGATAGATTTCGAATTGATCGTGATCGCCAATCGGAATGGAAACAAAAGATCATTGAGTTGGCGCTGAAGTACTCACTTCTCACGCGGTTTACGGCTTTTGTTGTAATCGATGAAACTGAAATCGTGAATGCGGACGGAAGCAGGAGAAAAGTCGTTCAACCGGTTCACATGCCGGCACGGTGGGAAATGGATGCCGACATGGCGCACCAGGCTCCCGCTTCAGGAGCGTTCCTGTGTATGCAAGCTTCTCCTCCTCCAGTGCTTCGAAGCGCTTCGGCTCCAGCCGAGTGGTGGGAATCAGCCACTGATAAACTCGGCTCGCTGATTCAGGAACGCAAAAGGAAGAAGAATGAACGCCGAAAAAGCCGGGGCCTTATGAAGGAGCTCGATGCTTTCACTGACGTCATCCAACAATTCACAGCAGAAATTGATGCCGGCATCATTCCCTCATCAGAAAAGTTGGAACGGGCACGAACGAAATTGATGCAAGCACTTCTTGCAGCAAACCTGGATCTCGAGCTGGCACGTTTGGTCGAATTCTTGAGGCGGGAGGCAAGGGAATTGGTTCGCGCATTAAGCAATCCTTCTATTTCGCCGGCGATGCTCAAGCCCATCTTTGAAAAGAACGGTAAGCTTTTTCAGGAAGTGCGCCAAGAGTCGCTTAAAAAACTCGGTGCACCGGCGGATCGATTCTGGGAGAAAAGTATTTAAACAAAGTAGCGCAGACGTCCCGTCTGCGTCAGCCTCAGGCAAGACGCCTGAGCTACTTTGTTAAGAGTGTTTAAACTCTTACCAGATGTAGCCCTTCGCATGTTCGCGGACAGATTTATCGGCAAGAATATGAAAAGTGCGAATCTTCTGGAGCATTACAGGAGAGAGTTGAGAAAGAGGAACGTATAAAATTCGTTTGCCGTAACGGCCGGCGATTGTTTGAAATGCGGGCCGTGGCGGCTTCGG
It includes:
- a CDS encoding MerR family transcriptional regulator is translated as MIKVERYTLEMLSRKMVEFLKEYDLLDAQQDGRVSSVPDSRTVRYYTTLGLLDRPFLEGREARYGRRHILQLLAIKALQGNQIPLSEIQARLYGKTERELESLLASFAKQKKRVSEIKRPLVWREIIIEPGLKVLTEESWSPVLTQSQIEERIHDALKILLQYADKKMET
- a CDS encoding KpsF/GutQ family sugar-phosphate isomerase produces the protein MIHETARRVLESEANAIAGLIDRVDYRFEKAVMLLDGCKGRVVLTGMGKSGIICKKIAATFSSTGIPSLFIHPAEAIHGDLGMIVPGDVLIAISNSGETGELLPLLEWVKRVGVPLISLTGSMESTLAKHSDIVIDVSVSEEACPLNLVPTASTTAALAMGDALAMCLMEKRGFQPEDFARLHPGGKLGKKLLKVSDLMRTGDRIPKVHGDTPMKDVIYEMSRKGIGITSVLDAEERVIGVISDGDLRRHLEKDDRLLQRTAADCMTANPKTIPDQELATKALNLMEQMRITSLIVLDEHKKMKGILHIHDLWQTEMF
- a CDS encoding VIT and VWA domain-containing protein is translated as MNNVQTKSLPLIETERGAHSPGMGTLTVTIEKQCIALPLKKLAIQASVADFVSEVTMRQTFQNPYAEQLEAVYIFPLAGSAAIHRFDLKVGARTIRGIVKEREEARRDYERALDQGKRTGLLEKERDDVFTIKVGNLPPGEEIEVMLTYSESLPFQDNGATELRLPLVVAPRYIPGDPLTRGEVGDGVENDTDVVPDGSRITPPRLAGLNPVISLSISVDILNLPSAGVADFCCSQHAVRTQSENGICHLSLSQEDELLDRDFVLRWRVVSERIQSSLLMHQEEDGGSIGMLSIVPPRQEVPQAPRDVVFLLDRSGSMEGVKMVSAARACIALLASLNPGDRFCILAFDNEVEWFPGERGFVAADEAGRERGQRYLHSIRARGGTEMFNAFTCALQAVQARADSEKRVSHFVLITDGQVGDESRMLQRMQSELRGTRVFTVGVDTAVNQAFLQRLAALGGGTSSFVEPGVQVEEALQHIARDIGTPVVTDLKMEEIGCGLDRDSITPERLPDLFSGRPVIVFFRLKTVGKIRINGVCPDGSVFQQLVEAHSVPLNALPKLWARSRVMDLEDRFRIDRDRQSEWKQKIIELALKYSLLTRFTAFVVIDETEIVNADGSRRKVVQPVHMPARWEMDADMAHQAPASGAFLCMQASPPPVLRSASAPAEWWESATDKLGSLIQERKRKKNERRKSRGLMKELDAFTDVIQQFTAEIDAGIIPSSEKLERARTKLMQALLAANLDLELARLVEFLRREARELVRALSNPSISPAMLKPIFEKNGKLFQEVRQESLKKLGAPADRFWEKSI
- a CDS encoding PilZ domain-containing protein; translated protein: KRKWSLEDENMQLRIYLPISAAPLICPARVRWVKEDGSSSAMGLEMYLTQTLKRELNKWLKQNEKKQLK
- the kdsB gene encoding 3-deoxy-manno-octulosonate cytidylyltransferase translates to MPFVVGVIPARYGSSRLPGKALADLQGKPLLYHVYHRSCRARSLDRVLIATDDERIHKAALGFGAEVVLTGSEHRSGTDRIAEAIQSMAADIVVNIQGDEPLIDFRSIDQTVGLLEEDSSADMATLKAPVSNVEDLVNPNVVKVVTDEKGYALYFSRAPIPYLEKEEDVPGHFYRHVGLYAYRRDFLIQFTQWGPSMLEKLEDLEQLRALEHGARIKVGLTGTHVFGVDTPEDLQRIRKLVEGNEKILDA
- a CDS encoding CTP synthase, with amino-acid sequence MTRYIFVTGGVVSALGKGLASASIGMLMEARGYKVNMLKFDPYINVDPGTMSPFQHGEVFVTDDGAETDLDLGHYERFTSAKIGRLNNYTTGQIYESVINKERRGDYLGKTVQVIPHITDEIKSAIHRISKGVDIVIVEIGGTVGDIESLPFLEAIRQFRLDVGRDNAIFVHLTLVPYIATAGELKTKPTQHSVKELREIGLQPDILLCRTDRFLPPAIKNKISLFSNVVPEAVITAKDVSTIYEVPLVFKQENLDRVILKLLRLPETDVHLEEWEKLVERIKNPKHEVLIGVVGKYVELEDSYKSLYEALYHGGSANEARVKIEWIEAEKIEPSNAHEKLGHVDGLLVPGGFGLRGIPGMIHAIQYARESKVPYFGICLGMQTALIEFARNLAGYADADSTEFNQETLNKIFVMLHDLKGVTNMGGTMRLGAYPCVLGQDTLAAKIYGSTEISERHRHRYEFNREFEARLSELGMVFSGYSPDKTFVEMIEIKDHPWFVGCQFHPEYKSKPTVPHPLFQSFIAASLANRLKKREPRMLLQEVQ
- a CDS encoding HAD hydrolase family protein, with the translated sequence MNNPLVEKARKIKMLLLDVDGVMTSGQVLLTPQGEELKHFSIHDGFGMVCAMKAGIRIGIISGRSSPSLRMRCDELKIEDLYMDTMDKLPVLAEIMRKYGLSPEEIAYAGDDLPDLPVLLRVGLSVAPQNAHHHVKSRVDLQLSKAGGEGAVRELTDFLLAAQGKEEKILEQFL
- the kdsA gene encoding 3-deoxy-8-phosphooctulonate synthase, yielding MKPFLIADGIEVRNSAPFFFIGGPCVIESFKHIDLMCGQISKICGRLKVPFVFKASFDKANRSSLESFRGPGPREGASLFGELKKNYSIPILTDIHTPEQADLLAPVVDILQIPAFLCRQTDLLLSAGRTGRVVNVKKGQFMAPWDMKNAVQKITSTGNDRILLTERGFSFGYNNLVVDFRSLQIMKQMDCGVVFDATHSVQLPAGEGNHSGGQREFIAPLARAAVSVGVHGLFMEVHDRPEQALSDGPSACPLDQLEPLLEKLIRLDRIVKET